Proteins encoded by one window of Gloeomargarita sp. SKYB120:
- a CDS encoding peptidylprolyl isomerase produces MQFAPLLRWLVSAIAVALLWLPQVPVHAAGGLLVSRNPVTDPRAILRHALPVNDPYIRQIESSLEDIHDQLKAKRWRAIASDVKTAQRVLAEHRQDILAQVAPENQAPAQALLDHLAHDLDELSEIIGQRSRTAITNAQADLLDHVGAVEALMVKAFPFEIPPEYQHLPQLLGRATVKIVTNKGDLVVVLDGYNAPITAGNFLDLVQQHFYDHLPFTRAEESFVVQAGDPPGEADGYVDPRTGTVRRIPLEIRVEGDPAPLYGTTLEAAGRYLDKPVLPFAAYGTLAMARNEFDPNSASSQFFFLRFENELTPPGLNLLDGRYAVFGYLIDGQDVLEKIRPGDEIQTIEILDGAEHLVNATPLPSSSAAALEPILFIPQF; encoded by the coding sequence ATGCAATTTGCGCCCTTGCTCCGGTGGTTGGTCAGTGCCATTGCAGTTGCCCTGCTGTGGCTCCCCCAAGTCCCTGTGCATGCCGCTGGTGGGTTACTGGTCTCCCGCAATCCCGTCACCGACCCCAGAGCCATTCTCCGGCACGCCCTACCGGTGAACGACCCTTACATCCGCCAGATCGAAAGCAGCTTGGAAGACATCCACGACCAGCTCAAAGCCAAGCGGTGGCGGGCTATTGCCAGTGATGTGAAAACGGCCCAGCGAGTGCTAGCGGAGCATCGCCAGGACATCCTGGCCCAAGTTGCGCCGGAGAACCAGGCCCCAGCTCAAGCCCTGCTCGACCACTTGGCCCACGACCTCGACGAACTGAGCGAAATCATCGGTCAACGCAGTCGCACCGCCATCACCAATGCCCAAGCGGACTTGCTCGACCACGTGGGTGCCGTTGAAGCCCTCATGGTCAAGGCGTTCCCCTTTGAAATTCCCCCCGAATATCAGCATCTCCCCCAACTGCTGGGGCGCGCCACCGTCAAGATAGTCACCAACAAAGGCGATCTAGTCGTGGTTCTAGACGGGTACAACGCCCCGATTACCGCTGGCAATTTTCTGGATTTGGTCCAGCAACACTTCTATGACCATTTACCCTTCACCCGCGCCGAAGAATCCTTTGTGGTGCAAGCCGGCGACCCCCCTGGCGAAGCCGACGGTTACGTAGACCCCCGCACCGGTACCGTCCGTCGCATCCCTCTAGAAATTCGCGTCGAAGGCGACCCCGCTCCCCTTTATGGCACCACCCTTGAAGCCGCCGGTCGTTATTTAGATAAACCCGTATTGCCCTTTGCCGCCTACGGCACCCTGGCGATGGCCCGCAACGAATTTGACCCCAACAGCGCCTCGTCCCAGTTTTTCTTCCTCCGGTTTGAAAACGAACTCACTCCCCCCGGCCTCAACCTTCTGGATGGCCGTTACGCCGTTTTTGGCTACCTCATTGACGGGCAAGACGTGTTAGAGAAAATTCGCCCTGGCGACGAAATTCAGACCATCGAAATCCTAGACGGCGCCGAGCATCTGGTCAACGCCACTCCCTTGCCCTCTAGCAGCGCGGCGGCCCTCGAACCCATCCTGTTTATCCCCCAGTTCTAA